The sequence below is a genomic window from Massilia oculi.
CCCATGTTCAGACAGGATTTCTCGTGTCCCGCCCTACTTGTCGTATGCTTAGTACCACCGATCTGATTTCGTGTACGGGGCTATCACCCACTATGGCGCCGCTTTCCAGAGGCTTCCACTATCAGTCCGACTATCACATACAGGCTCATCCCATTTCGCTCGCCACTACTTTGGGAATCTCGGTTGATTTCTTTTCCTGCAGCTACTTAGATGTTTCAGTTCGCCGCGTTCGCTTTGCATGCCTATGTATTCAGCATGCAATGACCTAAAAGGCCGGGTTTCCCCATTCGGAAATCTGCGGATCAAAGCTCGTTTGCTAGCTCCCCGCAGCTTATCGCAAGCTACTACGTCCTTCATCGCCTGTAATCGCCAAGGCATCCACCATGTGCACTTATTCACTTGTCCCTATAACGTTGGCCTCTGCATGAGTTACAGAGATCGTCATAGATCAAGAGTACAACTATGTTTGCTTGATACAAATTACTACTACCCTAAGTGTGTGCTTTCGCACACGCTTAAAAAAACTTTACTTCTTCCAGATTGTTAAAGAACGAAAAAACAGTGATCTCGAAAAGATCAAACCTAAATCTCATCAGTCATTTACTGACGACTTACGTTTGAACTTTTTTGGTGGAGGATGACGGGATCGAACCGACGACCCCCTGCTTGCAAAGCAGGTGCTCTCCCAGCTGAGCTAATCCCCCATTTGAGGTCATGCTGAAACTTGGTAGGGCTGGTTGGACTCGAACCAACGACCCCCGCGTTATCAACACGGTGCTCTAACCAGCTGAGCTACAGCCCCGATAAAACTGTTCTTTACTTGTTCAACAGTCGATAAGCGTGGACGCTTGATGATGCAGCTTTCGCTGCCGGTGCTACTCTAGAAAGGAGGTGATCCAGCCGCACCTTCCGATACGGCTACCTTGTTACGACTTCACCCCAGTCACGAATCCTACCGTGGTAAGCGCCCTCCTTGCGGTTAAGCTACCTACTTCTGGTAAAACCCGCTCCCATGGTGTGACGGGCGGTGTGTACAAGACCCGGGAACGTATTCACCGCGGCATGCTGATCCGCGATTACTAGCGATTCCAACTTCACGTAGTCGAGTTGCAGACTACGATCCGGACTACGATACACTTTCTGGGATTAGCTCCCCCTCGCGGGTTGGCGGCCCTCTGTATGTACCATTGTATGACGTGTGAAGCCCTACCCATAAGGGCCATGAGGACTTGACGTCATCCCCACCTTCCTCCGGTTTGTCACCGGCAGTCTCATTAGAGTGCTCAACTGAATGTAGCAACTAATGACAAGGGTTGCGCTCGTTGCGGGACTTAACCCAACATCTCACGACACGAGCTGACGACAGCCATGCAGCACCTGTGTTACGGTTCTCTTTCGAGCACTGCCAAATCTCTTCGGCATTCCGTACATGTCAAGGGTAGGTAAGGTTTTTCGCGTTGCATCGAATTAATCCACATCATCCACCGCTTGTGCGGGTCCCCGTCAATTCCTTTGAGTTTTAATCTTGCGACCGTACTCCCCAGGCGGTCTACTTCACGCGTTAGCTGCGTTACCAAGTTAATTAAAACCCGACAACTAGTAGACATCGTTTAGGGCGTGGACTACCAGGGTATCTAATCCTGTTTGCTCCCCACGCTTTCGTGCATGAGCGTCAATCTTGACCCAGGGGGCTGCCTTCGCCATCGGTGTTCCTCCACATCTCTACGCATTTCACTGCTACACGTGGAATTCTACCCCCCTCTGCCAGATTCTAGCCTTGCAGTCTCCAACGCAATTCCCAGGTTGAGCCCGGGGATTTCACGTCAGACTTACAAAACCGCCTGCGCACGCTTTACGCCCAGTAATTCCGATTAACGCTTGCACCCTACGTATTACCGCGGCTGCTGGCACGTAGTTAGCCGGTGCTTATTCTTCAGGTACCGTCATTAGCAAAGGATATTAGCCTCTACCGTTTCTTCCCTGACAAAAGAGCTTTACAACCCGAAGGCCTTCTTCACTCACGCGGCATTGCTGGATCAGGCTTGCGCCCATTGTCCAAAATTCCCCACTGCTGCCTCCCGTAGGAGTCTGGACCGTGTCTCAGTTCCAGTGTGGCTGGTCGTCCTCTCAGACCAGCTACTGATCGTCGCCTTGGTAGGCCTTTACCCTACCAACTAGCTAATCAGATATCGGCCGCTCCAAAAGCATAAGGCCCGAAGGTCCCCTACTTTCATCCGTGGATCGTATGCGGTATTAGCGTAACTTTCGCTACGTTATCCCCCACTTCTGGGTACGTTCCGATATATTACTCACCCGTTCGCCACTCGTCAGCGGAGCAAGCTCCCTGTTACCGTTCGACTTGCATGTGTAAAGCATGCCGCCAGCGTTCAATCTGAGCCAGGATCAAACTCTTCAGTTCAATCTCTGTTTGTTGACTCTTTCGAGTCACTCGCTATTGCTAGCGAGGTCGCTCACTCAAAATACTGACCGTCACTTCATTGCTGAAGCAACGTTAATACTTTTTGTGAACATTTGATAATTTAAGTAATCAGCTGAACAAGTCAGCTGGCACCTTCATCAAACGCCCACACTTATCGACTGTTAATTTTTAAAGATCAGAATTCGGTACTGCCTTGCTGCATTTGCGAATCGTTTTGTTCGTCAGCAGCAGAGGAGAGAGATTATGCTGTATTCCTAAAACCTCGTCAACCCCTTCGTTTCGCTTCGTCGCAGTTTTCACTGTTGACTTCATTTGCGCTAACCGTTTGATTTGGCTTGCGTTTTTCGGTCAGTGCCGAAGCGGAGGCGAACTATAGCAAACCAACTGCCGAGTCCGCAAGAGGGCGCGAATGAAAGTGTGGCGGCTACAACAGCCAGTCGATCGGCAGCCAGGACAATGCCTTTACGGCAGCCCGCTTGAACCAGCCCGTGCCGGGCTCTTTATCGTGCCGGATCACCTGATCGCCACGCCGTTCCAGCCAGATCACCGAACCACGATCATCGAGCTTCACTTCGTAGGCGCGTGTCGGCAGGGCCCGGTCCAGCGTCTCGGTCAGGCGCGTGGCCAGGGCCGGGCTGTCGATCACCATCCCCATTTCGGTATTCAGGTGAATGGAGCGTTGGTCGAAGTTGAACGAGCCGACGAAGACACGATTGCCGTCCACCCCGAAGGTCTTGGCATGCAGACTCGCGTCCGAACTGCCGATCCCGCTGCCGCTGCCGCGTTTTTCGCGCGCAGGCTCGTCGGTCGCTTCCCTGCGCAGTTCATGCAGTGTCACGCCCGACTCCAGCAGCGGCTTGCGCCATTTGGCATAGCCCGCGTGCACCGCCGAGACGTCGGTCGCTTCCAGCGAATTGGTCAATATCCTGGTCCGGACGCCTTTTTGGGCCAGGTCGACGAAAGCGGCGGTTCCCTCCTTGCCGGGAACGAAATACGGCGAAACGAGATCCAGGCTGCGCTGCGGCTCTCCCAGGATATCCCTCAGTTTGAAAGCGATGTTCGCTTCCGGCGCCGCCGTCCCCATGACCTTGGCCGGATCGTCGCTGACGAACCTGGTGCGCGCCCACTCCAGCGGCAGGCGCCCCTCCACCAATTGCTCGAGGAAGGCGGAACGCTTGACCGCTTCTATATAGGCTTGCGCCTCGGCACCGGGTTTCACGGCCGGCGCCGCGACGGCGTTCGGGACCAGCAGGGCTAGCGGGTAGGCCGACGGGCTGTTCCAGTACAAGTCGAAATCGTCCGACACGGCGCGCACGACCGGACCTGCGGCAATGACGTCGAGATCGGCAAACAAGATTTCGCCCTCCGCGCCGAAATACTCGTCGCCCACATTGCGCCCACCAATGATCGTGACCTGGTTATCCGCGGTGAACGATTTATTGTGCATGCGCCGGTTCAGGCGCATGAAATCGGCAACCATGCCGGCCATCCGCATCGACCGAATGCCGTTCGGATTGAACAGACGCACCTCGATCATCGGATGCGCGTCGAGCGCAGCCAGCGCACCGTCGAGTCCAGCAGTGTTGTTGTCGTCGAGCAGAAGCCGGACACGTACCCCGCGCCCGGCCGCGCTCTTGAGCGCGTCGAACATCAACCGGCCGGTGGTGTCGTCGCGCCAGATATAGTACTGGACGTCCAGGCTGCGGTCGGCAGCCTGCGCCAGCACGGCGCGCGCGATAAAGGCGTCGCGCCCGTCCGCGAGGGCGTGGATGCCGGCCAGGCCGGGGTGGGCCATCGTCAGGGGCATGAGCGCCCTGCCAAGCCGGGTATCGTCGGTCTGGGCGAACGCCTTGCTCGCCACTCTGCCCTCCAGCGGCGGCAGCGCCGAGCAACTCGTCAGCGCCAGGGACAGCGCCAGCAGCGCCCCCGGCAATGCCAGCCACACCCTGCGCGCGCGCATCGACTACAGCCCTTCGAAGTCCGGCTTGCGCTTTTCAAGGAAGGCCGACATGCCTTCTTTCTGGGCAGGCGTGCCGAAACCGGCGTGGAAATAACGGCGCTCATAGGCCACGCCCTGGCTCAGGGTCGTCTCGTAGGCCTGGTTGACGCAATCCTTGATCTGCATCGCCACCGACACCGGCATCTCGGCAATGCCCTGGGCGATCTTGATCGCCTCTTCCATCACCTCGGCCGCCGGATACACGCGCGACACCAGACCGGTGCGCTCGGCTTCAAGCGCGTCGATCATGCGCGTGGTGAGCAGCATGTCCATCGCCTTCGACTTGGAAATCGCGCGCGGCAGACGCTGGGTGCCGCCGGCGCCCGGGGTGACGCCGACCTTGATCTCTGGCTGGCCGAATTTGGCGCTGTCGGCGGCGATCAGGAAATCGCACATCATCGCCAGTTCGCAGCCGCCACCCAGGCAATAGCCCGACACCACGCCGATAACCGGCTTGCGAATGTCGAGGATGTGCTCCCAGTTACGGCCGATATAGTTATTGCCGTAGGTTTCCTGGTAATCGTAATTGGCCATGGCGGCGATGTCGGCGCCCGCCGCGAAGGCCTTCTCGCTGCCCGTCAGCACGATCACATTGATCGCCGGATCCTTGTCGAACTTGCGCAAGGCCTCGCCCAGCTCGTTCATCATATTGTCGTTCAGCGCATTCATCGCCTTCGGACGGTTCAGGCGGACCACGGCGACCTTGCCGTGGTTCTCGATCAACAGGTCAGCATATTCCATTTCACACCCTTATTTGGTTAATCACGACTCCACGATTCTAGCGCTTTACGCGCACGTCAAGTCGAGCGGGTTGTCGAGTCAGGGTAGATACGCTGCAGATGATCCGCCGGACGCACGTCTAGCGGGCCGTGTCCGGCGCCGCGGTCCTGGGCAGCAGCACCCACAATGAGCCCTGCTGCTTCATCAGCCCTGCATTCTCGGTTGCCTCGGGCCCGAAGCCGAAGAAGAAATCGGCCCGCACCGCGCCGCGGATGGCGCCGCCGACATCCTGCCCCATCACCAGGCGCTGCAGCGGCGCGCCATCCCTGGGCATGGTGGTCGACAGCCAGACCGGTGCGCCCAGCGGCAGGATGCTGCGGTCGATCGCGATCGAGCGGCCCGGCGTGAGCGGCACGTTCAGCGCGCCGCGCGGGCCGGCGTTCGGATCCGTCACCTTCTGCTCGGTGAAGAAGATATAACTGGCGTTTACGTTCAGCACTTCCTGGCGGCGCGCCGGATTGGCCGCCAGCCAGGCGCGGATCGACTGGGCCGACACCTGGTCGGGGCTCAATATGCCCTGCTCCACGAACCAGCGCCCGATCGCCTTGTATGGATGGCCATTCTGGTCGGCATAGCCGACGCGCACCGTTTCGCCGCCATCGAGCTGCACGCGGCCCGAGCCCTGCACCTCGAGGAAGAAGGCCTCCACCGGATCGTTCACCCACAGCAGTTCCCTGCCCTTCAGTGGCGCGCGGTCGATCTCGGCGCGGCTGTAATAAGGCACCAGCGTCTTGCCGGACAGCCGCCCGCGCAGTCGCCGGTTCTGCAAATCGGGGTAAATGCCGCCGAGGTCGACCGTGATCAGGTCGTCCGGCACCCGGTACAGCGGGGTCTGGTAAGCGCCACCGCGCTTGCGCGAGCCGTACAGCATCGCTTCGTAGTAGCCGGTGATCATGCCGGTGTCGGTGCCGTCGGCATTGCGCACCTGGTTGGGCACGAAATACGTCTCGAAGAAGCGGCGCACCGCCGCCGCATCGGCGGCGTCGACCGAGCGCGCCGCCGCGCATGGCGTCTTCCATTCGGCCGCGCGCGTGGCAAGCACGCTGCACGACTGCTGGAAAGCCGGCCATGCCTGGCGCACGTCGTCCTGCTGCCAGCCAGGCAGCGCCGCGAAACCCACCGGCGTCAGGGGCGGCGTCGGTGGAGGCGGCTCGGGCGCCGGCGCCGGCTGTTCGGCAGGCGGCGTCGGCGGCACTACTACCGGCCCCACCGGCGGCGGCATCGTGACGGGCGGCTGCTCCGGCTGCGGCGTGGTCGAGCAGGCGCTCAGCAGGCAGACGAGGGCGATCAGGGCAGGTACACTGCGGCGTGTCGTATACATAAAAGGCATGGAGACGAAAATGTGGATCCTGATGGTGGAAGCCGGCGTGGCGCTGTTCCTGCTCGTATTTATCGTCTGGTGGACCATGTTCGCCGGCCGCAAGGACGTCGACCGCAAGGACGTCGACCGCAAGGACGTCGACCGCAGGGTCGACGAACGCGACGACACCCGACCCTGATCAGTGCAGCGAACGCGGTGGCGACAGCACGAATTCGGGGATCGGGGTCTCGAAGCGGTGGCCATCCTCGGCCACGCAGAAGTATTCGCCGCGCATCGAGCCCTGGGCGGTGCCGAGCTGGGTGCCGCTGGTGTACTCGAACTGTTCGCCCGGCTGCAGCAGCGGCTGGTGGCCGACCACGCCCAGCCCGCGAACTTCCTGCATCTGGTTGTTGGCATCAAGGATCACCCAATGGCGTGAGATGAGCTGGGCCGCAATGCTGCCGGTGTTCTTGATCGTGATGGCGTAGCTGAACACGAACTGGCTCCGGTCAGGGTCGGACTGCTCCGGCAGGTATTGCGTTCTGACGGTGACAGTGAAATCGTAGGCGGGCATCGGGTTTCCTTGGATGATCATTAACAAGGCCGCTGCGCGTCGAGCGGCGGCCGGCGCGCCGTGTGGCGCAAACAACAACAATGATACCGCCTGCGGCCCGATCCCGGCGCTGCAAGCGGGAAGAACGGGCCGCAAGACGCCAACCCGGCGCTTGACCGGCGTAGAATAGCGGCTTCTTGTTCAAACCCGCCCCATCGTCCCATGACCACCTACCGCATCGCTCCCAGCATCCTGTCCGCCGATTTCGCCCGCCTGGGCGAAGAAGTGCGCAACGTCGTCGCCGCCGGCGCCGACATCATCCACTTCGACGTGATGGACAACCACTACGTCCCGAACCTGACCATCGGCCCGCTGGTGTGCCAGGCGATCCGCCCCACGTGGACGTGCCGATCGACGTGCACCTGATGGTCAAGCCGGTGGACCGCATCATCCCCGATTTCGCCAAGGCCGGCGCCAACATCATCACCTTCCACCCCGAGGCGTCGGAACACATCGACCGCACCCTGCAACTGATCCGCGACCATGGCTGCAAGGCCGGCCTGGTGTTCAACCCGGCCACGCCGATGCACTACCTGGAACACGTGATGGACAAGATCGACATGATCCTGATCATGTCGGTCAACCCGGGCTTCGGCGGCCAGTCCTTCATCCCTGAAGCGCTCAAGAAGATCGCCATCGCGCGCCGCATGATCGACGAGTCGGGCCGCGACATCATGCTGGAGGTCGATGGCGGCATCAAGGCCGAGAACATCGCCGCCGCCGCTGCCGCCGGCGCCGACACCTTCGTCGCCGGCTCCGCCATCTTCGGCAAGCCGGACTACAAGGCCGTGATCGACGCCATGCGCGCTGAGTTGACAACCGTGTCGACGGTGGGCAAGTAATGCGGCCCGGCGCAGCAGCCATCCGGGCCGCCATCGTCGACCTCGATGGCACCATGCTCGACACGGTGCCCGATTTCGAGGCGGCCCTGAACGGCATGCGCCAAGAGCTGGGCCTGGGCCCCATCACCCAGGCCACCATCAAGCCGCTGGTCGGCAAGGGTTCCGAGAAGCTGGTGCGCGATGCGCTCCTGCTCGACTGGGATGCGGCGCGCGTGGAAGCCGCGTATGAAGAAGCGATCGCCGGCTACCAGCGTCATTACCTCGCCATCAACGGCGAGCGCAGCACGCTGTTCGACGGTGTGCTCGAGGGCCTGCAGGCCATGCGCGACCTCGGCCTGCGCCTGGTATGCGTGACCAACAAGCCTGTTGCCTTCACCCTGCCCCTGCTCGAGCAGAAAGGCCTGGCGCCCTACTTCGAGCGGGTGTTCGGCGGCGACTCGTTCGCGAAGAAGAAACCCGACGCCATGCCGATGCTTGGCGCCTGCGCCGCGCTCGACCTGCCGCCGAGCCAGGTCGTGGCGATCGGCGACTCGTCCAACGATGCCGAAAGCGCCCGTGGCGCGGGCTGCTTCGTGTTGACCGTCCCCTATGGTTATAACCACGGACGCCCTGTACAAGAAATTCAATCCGATGGTATAGTTGATTCGCTACTGGATGCGGCGCGCCTCATCGGCGCCCATAATTCGGCGGCTCTCTAATCAGACACCTACTTATCTATACATGTTTTTCACCAAAAAACACACCGTCAACCAAACCGGCGCCCTTGAGGCCTGGCTTTGGCGACGCTGGCAATCCTGGGCTGACTAAGCCGTACCGATTGCTGCCGGCGCTTGTATCCGCGATAGTGTCCACGATACCAACCCGGCAGGTTTTTTGAAGCACACCACCGCCCTCCTTCCACACGGCGGCACGGAGAAAACATGACCGAACTCGAATTCAAGTCGCTGGCCAACCAGGGCTACAACCGCATCCCGTTGATCGCGGAAGCTTTCGCCGACCTCGAAACCCCGCTCACGCTCTACCTCAAGCTGGCCCAGTCCCAGCACACCGGCAAGAACACCTTCCTGCTGGAGTCGGTGGTGGGCGGCGAGCGCTTCGGCCGCTATTCCTTCATCGGCCTGCCGGCCCACACGCTGCTGCGCACCACCGGCAATCTCACCGAGATCGTCAAGAACGGCGAAGTGATCGAGACGCACGAGGGCAACCCGCTCGACTTCATCGAGCAATTCCAGGCGCGCTTCAAGGTGGCCCTGCGTCCCGGCCTGCCGCGCTTCTGCGGCGGCCTGGCCGGCTACTTCGGCTACGACACCGTGCGCCACATCGAGCGCAAGCTGCTCGATACCTGCCCACGCGACGAACTCGGCCTGCCGGACATCCAGCTGATGGTGACCGAAGAACTGGCCGTGATCGACAACCTGTCGGGCAAGCTGTACCTGATCGTGTACGCCGACCCGG
It includes:
- a CDS encoding phospholipase D family protein yields the protein MRARRVWLALPGALLALSLALTSCSALPPLEGRVASKAFAQTDDTRLGRALMPLTMAHPGLAGIHALADGRDAFIARAVLAQAADRSLDVQYYIWRDDTTGRLMFDALKSAAGRGVRVRLLLDDNNTAGLDGALAALDAHPMIEVRLFNPNGIRSMRMAGMVADFMRLNRRMHNKSFTADNQVTIIGGRNVGDEYFGAEGEILFADLDVIAAGPVVRAVSDDFDLYWNSPSAYPLALLVPNAVAAPAVKPGAEAQAYIEAVKRSAFLEQLVEGRLPLEWARTRFVSDDPAKVMGTAAPEANIAFKLRDILGEPQRSLDLVSPYFVPGKEGTAAFVDLAQKGVRTRILTNSLEATDVSAVHAGYAKWRKPLLESGVTLHELRREATDEPAREKRGSGSGIGSSDASLHAKTFGVDGNRVFVGSFNFDQRSIHLNTEMGMVIDSPALATRLTETLDRALPTRAYEVKLDDRGSVIWLERRGDQVIRHDKEPGTGWFKRAAVKALSWLPIDWLL
- a CDS encoding enoyl-CoA hydratase; the protein is MEYADLLIENHGKVAVVRLNRPKAMNALNDNMMNELGEALRKFDKDPAINVIVLTGSEKAFAAGADIAAMANYDYQETYGNNYIGRNWEHILDIRKPVIGVVSGYCLGGGCELAMMCDFLIAADSAKFGQPEIKVGVTPGAGGTQRLPRAISKSKAMDMLLTTRMIDALEAERTGLVSRVYPAAEVMEEAIKIAQGIAEMPVSVAMQIKDCVNQAYETTLSQGVAYERRYFHAGFGTPAQKEGMSAFLEKRKPDFEGL
- the mltA gene encoding murein transglycosylase A codes for the protein MYTTRRSVPALIALVCLLSACSTTPQPEQPPVTMPPPVGPVVVPPTPPAEQPAPAPEPPPPTPPLTPVGFAALPGWQQDDVRQAWPAFQQSCSVLATRAAEWKTPCAAARSVDAADAAAVRRFFETYFVPNQVRNADGTDTGMITGYYEAMLYGSRKRGGAYQTPLYRVPDDLITVDLGGIYPDLQNRRLRGRLSGKTLVPYYSRAEIDRAPLKGRELLWVNDPVEAFFLEVQGSGRVQLDGGETVRVGYADQNGHPYKAIGRWFVEQGILSPDQVSAQSIRAWLAANPARRQEVLNVNASYIFFTEQKVTDPNAGPRGALNVPLTPGRSIAIDRSILPLGAPVWLSTTMPRDGAPLQRLVMGQDVGGAIRGAVRADFFFGFGPEATENAGLMKQQGSLWVLLPRTAAPDTAR
- the apaG gene encoding Co2+/Mg2+ efflux protein ApaG translates to MPAYDFTVTVRTQYLPEQSDPDRSQFVFSYAITIKNTGSIAAQLISRHWVILDANNQMQEVRGLGVVGHQPLLQPGEQFEYTSGTQLGTAQGSMRGEYFCVAEDGHRFETPIPEFVLSPPRSLH
- the gph gene encoding phosphoglycolate phosphatase (PGP is an essential enzyme in the glycolate salvage pathway in higher organisms (photorespiration in plants). Phosphoglycolate results from the oxidase activity of RubisCO in the Calvin cycle when concentrations of carbon dioxide are low relative to oxygen. This enzyme is a member of the Haloacid Dehalogenase (HAD) superfamily of aspartate-nucleophile hydrolase enzymes (PF00702).) — translated: MRPGAAAIRAAIVDLDGTMLDTVPDFEAALNGMRQELGLGPITQATIKPLVGKGSEKLVRDALLLDWDAARVEAAYEEAIAGYQRHYLAINGERSTLFDGVLEGLQAMRDLGLRLVCVTNKPVAFTLPLLEQKGLAPYFERVFGGDSFAKKKPDAMPMLGACAALDLPPSQVVAIGDSSNDAESARGAGCFVLTVPYGYNHGRPVQEIQSDGIVDSLLDAARLIGAHNSAAL